The following coding sequences are from one Candidatus Borkfalkia ceftriaxoniphila window:
- a CDS encoding pyruvate formate lyase family protein gives MSTQALKEEMRQRPAGVFANYYYKYLGYREDLCAPAVKARANAVYTLFSRAGAYVYRNDLIAGSIRPLWCEKSEAELRYARSIADSFGERTFWHNADHFSPDYGSVVCDGIAGMLRKIEISKAVHADDAAKSSYLAAMQKTLEGFKNLLLSYAVEAETLQGCEGYFGDRLKRIAGNCRKLAYDAPETFEEALQLVWMCHVGFLMEGRAAMALGRMDQYLFPFYERDIKRGALTRGQAVELLENVFMKIYESRAYKDGDDVVNICIGGTDLAGKCEVNDLSYCILEAVKNCNVPGPNLSARVSSQTPDDFLDACLRVIGTGLGYPALMNDEVNIAALRRYGYEEADAYDYSMVGCIENFITGRQPPWSDGRFDTPRFFEYLFNEGRGIVHPSMGVNTGPVREISCMEDFLRKFREQLEYGAQEYYAFFNNENCRYSPARYPQPFLSCFCRDCIARAQDILEGGSKYPSVHGAALMGVGTVCDSLAAVEKVVFTDGAATLEELRDALAANFEGYEDLRKKLLAAPKYGNNDDFADKYAIWFVDTLFAIFSKFRTRDGGAFYIAMAANVSNIAAGKIIAATPDGRRAGEPLSDAASPTYGRDVRGATATLNSVSKPDYTKVACGTVLNQKFSPSMFEGEKRKKLSALLRVYFQKGGQEMQVNATSREVLKDAMAHPENYPQLVVRVSGFSALFVTLDRDVQEDILRRTQQG, from the coding sequence ATGTCGACACAGGCATTGAAAGAGGAAATGCGTCAACGCCCCGCGGGCGTTTTTGCGAATTATTACTATAAATATCTCGGGTACAGGGAAGATCTCTGCGCGCCCGCCGTCAAGGCGCGCGCAAACGCCGTGTATACGCTCTTTTCCCGTGCGGGTGCGTACGTCTACCGCAACGATCTGATCGCGGGCAGTATCCGCCCGTTATGGTGCGAAAAAAGTGAAGCGGAACTTCGTTACGCCCGTTCGATCGCGGACAGTTTCGGCGAGCGCACGTTCTGGCACAACGCAGATCATTTTTCTCCCGATTACGGGAGCGTCGTTTGCGACGGCATCGCGGGCATGCTCCGAAAGATTGAAATTTCGAAAGCGGTGCACGCGGACGACGCGGCAAAATCTTCCTACCTCGCGGCGATGCAAAAAACGCTCGAAGGTTTTAAAAATCTCTTGCTTTCCTACGCCGTGGAAGCGGAAACGCTGCAAGGCTGCGAGGGCTATTTCGGCGATCGGCTGAAACGCATTGCGGGCAACTGCCGTAAACTCGCATACGACGCGCCCGAAACGTTTGAAGAGGCGTTGCAACTCGTATGGATGTGCCACGTCGGTTTTCTGATGGAGGGGCGCGCGGCGATGGCGCTGGGCAGAATGGACCAATATCTGTTCCCTTTTTATGAACGCGACATAAAGCGCGGCGCGCTCACGCGCGGGCAGGCTGTGGAACTTCTGGAAAACGTGTTCATGAAGATCTACGAATCGCGCGCCTATAAGGACGGCGACGACGTGGTGAACATCTGCATCGGCGGCACGGATCTTGCGGGCAAATGCGAAGTGAACGATTTGAGTTACTGCATTTTGGAGGCCGTGAAGAACTGCAACGTGCCCGGTCCGAATCTTTCCGCGCGCGTTTCTTCTCAAACGCCCGACGATTTTCTGGACGCCTGTCTTCGGGTGATCGGGACGGGGTTGGGATATCCCGCGCTGATGAACGACGAGGTGAATATTGCGGCGCTCCGCAGATACGGCTATGAAGAGGCGGACGCCTATGATTATTCCATGGTCGGCTGCATCGAAAATTTCATCACGGGCAGACAGCCGCCGTGGAGCGACGGGCGGTTCGATACGCCGCGCTTTTTCGAATACCTGTTCAACGAGGGACGCGGGATCGTTCACCCGTCGATGGGAGTGAACACGGGGCCCGTGCGGGAAATTTCGTGTATGGAAGATTTTTTAAGGAAATTCCGCGAGCAACTGGAATACGGCGCGCAGGAATATTACGCCTTTTTCAACAACGAAAACTGCCGCTATTCGCCCGCGCGGTACCCGCAGCCCTTTCTGTCCTGTTTCTGCCGTGACTGCATTGCGCGGGCGCAGGACATTCTGGAAGGGGGCAGCAAATACCCGTCCGTGCACGGCGCGGCGCTCATGGGCGTGGGAACGGTGTGCGATTCGCTCGCCGCGGTGGAAAAGGTGGTTTTTACGGACGGGGCGGCTACGCTTGAAGAACTGCGCGATGCACTCGCCGCGAATTTCGAAGGATACGAAGATCTGCGGAAAAAACTTCTCGCCGCGCCAAAATACGGCAATAACGACGATTTCGCGGACAAATACGCAATATGGTTCGTCGATACGCTCTTTGCGATCTTTTCGAAATTCCGCACGCGCGACGGCGGCGCGTTTTATATCGCGATGGCGGCGAACGTCAGCAACATTGCGGCGGGGAAAATCATTGCGGCGACGCCCGACGGGCGCAGGGCGGGCGAACCGCTTTCCGACGCCGCGTCCCCGACTTACGGGCGCGACGTGCGGGGCGCGACGGCGACTTTGAACAGCGTTTCCAAACCCGACTATACGAAAGTCGCCTGCGGCACGGTCCTCAACCAGAAGTTTTCGCCGTCCATGTTCGAGGGGGAAAAACGCAAAAAACTGTCCGCCCTTCTCAGGGTGTATTTTCAAAAGGGCGGGCAGGAGATGCAGGTGAACGCGACCTCGCGCGAGGTTCTCAAAGACGCGATGGCGCACCCCGAAAACTATCCGCAACTCGTGGTGCGCGTTTCAGGCTTTTCCGCGCTGTTCGTCACGCTCGACAGGGACGTGCAGGAAGATATTCTGCGCCGCACGCAGCAGGGGTGA
- a CDS encoding DUF5685 family protein has protein sequence MFGYIQPDMPYLYGKDATLYKAMYCGLCKSIGASCGQRARFALSFDMTFLSALLHNIMNTDVHIEKAHCVLHPIVKRPVAGDDAITRAVACLNTAFTYYKLSDDVADEHKGKIKRAFFAKGFRKSKNEHPEIARIIQRRMEELWKLEKENADSLDRAADPFGMMIADLSDYVLKEFATEYTRRLCYSIGKWVYLIDALDDYEKDIKKKNYNPFFAAFGEGSKCEMLAAHGEEVNFVFQSVFAENAECLRNIRFHFNHDLTDNIILRGIPATTKRILAGKCACKTKSELKKVRA, from the coding sequence ATGTTCGGTTACATTCAGCCCGATATGCCCTATCTGTACGGCAAGGACGCGACGCTGTATAAAGCGATGTACTGCGGGCTGTGCAAGAGCATCGGCGCTTCCTGCGGGCAGCGCGCGCGGTTTGCTCTGTCGTTCGACATGACCTTTTTATCCGCGCTCCTGCACAATATCATGAATACCGACGTGCATATCGAAAAGGCGCACTGCGTGCTTCATCCGATCGTAAAGCGCCCCGTCGCGGGGGACGATGCGATCACGCGCGCGGTCGCTTGCCTCAATACCGCCTTCACGTACTATAAACTGTCCGACGACGTTGCGGACGAACATAAAGGAAAGATCAAACGCGCCTTTTTCGCAAAGGGCTTTCGAAAGTCCAAAAACGAACATCCCGAGATCGCGCGGATTATTCAAAGGCGCATGGAAGAACTCTGGAAATTGGAAAAGGAGAACGCGGACAGCCTCGATCGCGCCGCCGATCCGTTCGGCATGATGATCGCCGACCTTTCCGATTACGTTTTAAAAGAGTTCGCCACCGAATATACGCGGCGGTTGTGCTATTCCATCGGCAAATGGGTGTACCTCATCGACGCGCTCGACGATTACGAGAAGGATATCAAAAAGAAAAATTACAATCCTTTTTTCGCGGCGTTCGGCGAGGGGAGCAAGTGCGAAATGCTCGCCGCCCACGGCGAAGAGGTGAATTTCGTGTTTCAAAGCGTATTTGCGGAAAACGCGGAGTGTTTGCGGAATATCAGATTCCATTTCAACCACGATCTGACGGACAATATCATTCTTCGCGGCATTCCCGCGACGACCAAACGCATTCTGGCGGGCAAATGCGCCTGCAAAACAAAAAGCGAATTGAAGAAAGTGCGCGCATAG
- the rlmD gene encoding 23S rRNA (uracil(1939)-C(5))-methyltransferase RlmD, whose protein sequence is MLDKNMEFTGFVEALGSNGEGIVRSEGTTFFAPYTLTGEKVKLKALKVKNKIGYAKVLEVYTPADERVRPVCKNFMRCGGCQLQHVKYTSQLKLKQKTVRDALVKIAGIDTEVLPTIKSDEPFAYRNKLQIPVGVGADGQNVIGFFAERSHRIVPLKTCPIHPEWAETVIAVFYTYMEKCGLCGYDDATGRGDIRSIVVRDVAGNLIVTVVATHRDLKGIGELIRLLSEKLSSFSLYLNLNDADTNVVFGEEFILLHGAGRYTATECGIKYEVGANTFIQVNSGVCRKLYDRTVKAAAESGCTAAIDCYSGGGLMTAMLAKTLGKAYGIEIVREAVDCADGLKSLNKLQDKMSNRCGKVEDILPSVLEEVDADQCFLVVDPPRKGVDRATLRAILKSGVKKMAMISCDPATMARDAGILTGALTEIDGELRKNPDYRKNGGGHFKIQCVQPFDMFPQTKHVETLVLLSR, encoded by the coding sequence ATGCTGGATAAGAATATGGAGTTCACGGGTTTTGTCGAGGCCCTCGGCTCCAACGGCGAGGGGATCGTCAGGAGCGAAGGCACGACCTTTTTCGCGCCTTATACGCTGACGGGCGAAAAAGTGAAACTGAAAGCCCTCAAAGTCAAAAATAAGATCGGTTACGCAAAAGTTCTGGAAGTTTATACGCCCGCGGACGAGCGCGTGCGCCCCGTTTGCAAGAACTTTATGCGCTGCGGCGGCTGTCAGTTACAGCACGTGAAATATACTTCGCAACTCAAACTCAAACAGAAAACCGTCCGCGACGCGCTTGTAAAGATCGCGGGCATCGATACGGAAGTTCTTCCCACGATCAAGAGCGACGAGCCTTTCGCCTATCGCAATAAATTGCAGATCCCCGTAGGCGTCGGCGCGGACGGGCAGAACGTCATCGGTTTTTTCGCCGAGCGGAGCCACCGCATCGTGCCGCTCAAAACCTGTCCCATCCACCCCGAATGGGCGGAAACGGTCATCGCCGTGTTCTATACATATATGGAAAAGTGCGGGCTGTGCGGCTACGACGATGCAACGGGGCGCGGCGATATCCGCAGCATCGTGGTGCGCGACGTGGCGGGCAATCTGATCGTCACCGTGGTGGCGACGCACAGAGATCTGAAAGGCATCGGAGAACTGATCCGCCTTTTATCGGAAAAACTTTCGAGTTTTTCACTCTATCTCAATCTCAACGACGCGGATACCAACGTGGTGTTCGGCGAAGAATTTATTCTCCTGCACGGCGCGGGGCGGTATACCGCAACGGAATGCGGCATCAAGTACGAAGTGGGGGCGAATACCTTTATACAGGTGAATTCGGGCGTTTGCCGCAAACTGTACGATCGCACCGTCAAGGCTGCAGCGGAGAGCGGCTGCACGGCGGCGATAGACTGTTACAGCGGCGGCGGCCTGATGACCGCCATGCTCGCCAAGACGCTCGGGAAAGCGTACGGCATCGAAATCGTGCGCGAGGCTGTGGACTGCGCCGACGGTTTGAAATCGCTCAATAAATTGCAGGATAAAATGAGCAACCGCTGCGGAAAGGTGGAGGATATACTGCCCTCCGTTCTGGAAGAAGTCGACGCAGATCAATGTTTTTTGGTCGTCGACCCGCCCCGCAAGGGAGTGGACCGCGCGACGCTGCGCGCGATCTTAAAATCGGGCGTCAAAAAAATGGCGATGATCTCCTGCGACCCCGCCACCATGGCGCGCGACGCGGGTATTCTGACGGGCGCCTTGACCGAAATCGACGGCGAACTCAGAAAAAATCCGGACTATCGGAAAAACGGCGGCGGTCACTTTAAAATCCAATGCGTACAACCTTTCGATATGTTCCCGCAGACCAAGCACGTCGAAACGCTTGTTCTTTTGAGCAGATAA
- a CDS encoding J domain-containing protein encodes MNKQYYELLGLDESATDESVTARYEELKKKYSEDRFLEGEAGNEAARMLNRIDVAYHEIMSERGERRTREDAGSAYAKVDELIRAGNLSEAQAALDEFNERPAEWHYLQSVIFYKKNWMNESKKQLEIAIQMDGENTKYRTAYNKLKEKIEFDKKQADPAKTAPPQGAAGTGGYDETQQQMGGGFCEQCATCCACNMLLNCCMNACCGCR; translated from the coding sequence ATGAACAAACAATATTACGAACTTTTGGGACTGGACGAAAGCGCAACGGACGAATCCGTCACCGCTCGGTACGAAGAACTCAAAAAGAAATATTCCGAAGATCGGTTTTTGGAGGGCGAAGCGGGCAACGAAGCCGCGAGAATGCTCAACAGGATCGACGTTGCGTATCATGAGATCATGTCCGAGCGCGGCGAGCGCCGCACGCGCGAGGATGCGGGCAGCGCGTACGCCAAAGTAGACGAACTCATCCGCGCGGGCAATCTTTCGGAGGCGCAGGCCGCTCTGGACGAATTCAACGAGCGTCCCGCAGAGTGGCACTATCTGCAATCGGTCATCTTCTATAAGAAAAACTGGATGAACGAGAGCAAAAAGCAGTTGGAGATCGCCATTCAGATGGACGGCGAAAACACCAAGTACAGGACTGCCTACAATAAACTGAAAGAAAAGATCGAATTCGATAAAAAACAGGCGGATCCCGCCAAGACCGCGCCGCCGCAGGGCGCCGCGGGAACGGGCGGATACGACGAAACGCAGCAACAGATGGGCGGCGGCTTCTGCGAGCAGTGCGCCACCTGCTGCGCGTGCAACATGCTGCTCAACTGCTGTATGAACGCCTGCTGCGGCTGCAGATAA
- a CDS encoding helix-turn-helix transcriptional regulator: METIRILSLPEIAFAHEYGDTIYRNDLPAKTNCIEVTYIAEGTLTLSRENTESTARRNDVLCNLSRAPLRVTGDSPHKHRTVCFFVGFADAEKDENGALCLPLVTEAAKTGKIRALIDEIIRTYTLYGESKCILSGLFLQILGEIHACAVRGGRGAAYGNLRYVERAKEYVFENLYKPVKERETAQFLGISPEYFCAVFKNTEGIPFQKFVNRVKLEKIRSLMEKEKMPLCKAAELLGYSDPNYVSRLYKKYFQRNLTDHLK, encoded by the coding sequence ATGGAAACGATCAGAATTTTAAGTCTGCCCGAGATCGCGTTCGCGCACGAGTACGGCGATACGATTTACCGAAACGACCTTCCCGCAAAAACAAACTGCATCGAAGTCACGTATATCGCGGAGGGTACCCTCACGCTTTCACGGGAAAACACGGAAAGCACTGCGCGCAGAAACGACGTACTTTGCAACCTCTCTCGCGCGCCCCTGCGCGTGACGGGCGACAGCCCCCACAAGCACCGTACCGTCTGCTTTTTCGTCGGGTTCGCGGACGCGGAAAAGGACGAAAACGGAGCGCTTTGCCTGCCTCTTGTCACCGAGGCGGCGAAGACGGGCAAGATCCGCGCGCTGATCGACGAGATCATCCGCACGTATACGCTCTACGGCGAGAGCAAGTGCATTCTGTCGGGGCTGTTTTTGCAGATTTTGGGAGAGATCCACGCTTGCGCGGTGCGGGGCGGACGCGGCGCCGCTTACGGCAATCTGCGCTATGTGGAGCGCGCGAAAGAGTACGTGTTCGAAAATTTGTATAAACCCGTCAAGGAACGCGAAACCGCGCAATTTCTCGGCATTTCACCCGAATATTTTTGCGCGGTATTCAAAAATACGGAGGGCATCCCGTTTCAGAAATTCGTAAACCGCGTCAAATTGGAAAAGATCCGTTCTCTCATGGAAAAAGAAAAAATGCCGCTCTGTAAAGCGGCGGAACTTCTCGGCTATTCCGACCCAAACTACGTAAGCCGTCTCTATAAAAAATACTTTCAACGAAATCTCACAGATCATTTGAAATAA
- the trpS gene encoding tryptophan--tRNA ligase, whose protein sequence is MEGGNEQKILFSAVQPSGAVTIGNYIGAIKNWVALQDEYRCFYAVADLHAITVRQEPSALRRNTLELLALFIACGVDPEKCVLFVQSHVPAHCELTWTLNTIAYPGELSRMTQFKDKSARHAENVNMGLMDYPVLMAADILLYQSALVPVGADQKQHLELSRDLALRFNNRYGQTFTVPEPYILKENGAKIMSLAEPAKKMSKSDDNVNAFVTMTDDKDTVIRKFKRAVTDSGSEIRFAEEKPGVSNLLTIYSVFSGKSVKEAEAEFSGKGYGDFKLAVGETVADALAPIQKKRAELLADKAYLESVMKSGAGSAFKAARRTLSKVYRKIGFYAGE, encoded by the coding sequence ATGGAAGGCGGCAACGAACAAAAAATTCTGTTCTCGGCGGTACAGCCGAGCGGCGCGGTGACCATCGGAAATTATATCGGCGCCATTAAAAACTGGGTGGCGTTACAGGACGAATACCGCTGTTTTTACGCGGTCGCCGATCTGCACGCCATCACCGTCAGACAGGAGCCTTCCGCCCTTCGCCGCAACACGCTCGAACTTCTGGCGCTGTTTATCGCCTGCGGCGTCGATCCCGAAAAATGCGTGCTCTTCGTGCAGTCGCACGTGCCCGCCCATTGCGAACTTACCTGGACGCTCAACACCATCGCCTATCCCGGCGAACTTTCGCGCATGACGCAGTTCAAGGACAAGAGCGCGCGGCACGCCGAAAACGTGAATATGGGGCTGATGGACTATCCCGTTTTAATGGCGGCGGATATTCTTTTGTATCAGTCCGCGCTCGTGCCCGTCGGCGCCGACCAGAAACAGCATCTGGAACTTTCGCGCGATCTGGCGCTCCGTTTCAATAACCGCTACGGGCAGACCTTTACCGTCCCCGAGCCGTACATCCTCAAAGAGAACGGCGCGAAGATCATGAGCCTTGCGGAGCCTGCGAAAAAAATGTCCAAGTCGGACGACAACGTCAACGCGTTCGTCACCATGACCGACGATAAGGATACCGTCATTCGCAAATTCAAGCGCGCCGTCACCGACAGCGGCAGCGAGATCCGCTTTGCCGAGGAAAAACCGGGCGTTTCAAATCTTCTTACCATTTATTCCGTCTTTTCGGGAAAGAGCGTCAAAGAGGCGGAAGCGGAGTTTTCGGGCAAAGGCTACGGTGATTTCAAACTCGCGGTGGGCGAAACCGTTGCGGACGCGCTCGCGCCCATACAGAAAAAGCGCGCCGAACTTCTGGCGGATAAGGCGTATCTCGAATCCGTCATGAAATCGGGCGCGGGATCGGCGTTTAAAGCCGCGCGCAGAACGCTTTCCAAAGTATACAGAAAAATCGGCTTTTACGCGGGAGAATAA